The proteins below are encoded in one region of Chryseobacterium wanjuense:
- a CDS encoding terpene synthase family protein has product MKTPISNEEFYAGLQELPQPKYPFPDFIHPDFQKQREEYYEMIDKDYFFHSEMARQKHKQHNLVDIASRGCPFLKTLAELRPLACYAANGAMMDDYLDLCTPDEMDKINNRIIAILTGEEPNEPTENGIFYQFWTLRQYTITREMPDRLYQKFLQAIFGILTGYSHERAYYRANAIPPLSIYLIIRNNTSGALPFCKYVAMQKDYRLLPDEILEDPYILRLHTLCSLMIGIHNDIISLPKELHREGDTMNLVKVLQQENKITLKEAYMDALELHDSYLNEFLLLHENLPQFGKWQDMTYNYVQDLGIMVAGVFAWHTNDTSRYVNGGYVEGEYKPT; this is encoded by the coding sequence ATGAAAACACCAATTTCAAATGAAGAATTTTATGCCGGCTTACAGGAACTTCCACAACCTAAGTACCCTTTTCCGGATTTTATACATCCCGATTTCCAGAAACAACGGGAAGAATATTACGAAATGATCGATAAAGATTATTTTTTTCATAGTGAGATGGCTCGCCAAAAACACAAACAGCATAATTTGGTCGATATTGCATCACGAGGCTGTCCATTTTTAAAAACATTGGCTGAGCTGCGACCTTTAGCCTGCTATGCAGCCAATGGAGCAATGATGGATGATTATCTGGATCTCTGTACTCCTGATGAAATGGACAAGATAAATAACCGTATTATTGCAATCCTCACAGGAGAAGAACCCAATGAACCTACCGAAAATGGTATATTTTATCAGTTTTGGACTTTGAGACAGTATACCATTACACGTGAAATGCCCGATCGATTATATCAAAAATTCTTGCAGGCGATATTTGGGATTCTTACTGGATATTCACATGAAAGAGCATACTACAGGGCAAATGCAATTCCTCCACTGTCCATTTATTTAATAATCAGGAACAATACAAGCGGCGCTCTGCCTTTTTGCAAATATGTCGCTATGCAAAAAGATTACCGCCTTTTACCCGATGAAATATTAGAAGATCCTTATATTCTGCGTTTACATACACTTTGCTCTCTGATGATCGGTATCCATAATGATATTATCTCTTTACCCAAAGAACTTCACCGGGAAGGAGATACCATGAATCTTGTAAAAGTTCTCCAACAAGAAAATAAAATCACTTTAAAAGAAGCATATATGGATGCACTTGAGCTTCATGACAGCTATCTGAATGAATTTTTATTATTACACGAAAATTTACCTCAATTTGGAAAATGGCAAGATATGACATATAATTATGTACAAGATTTAGGAATCATGGTAGCAGGAGTTTTTGCATGGCATACAAATGATACCTCACGCTATGTGAATGGCGGATATGTGGAAGGGGAATATAAACCTACATAA
- the rplC gene encoding 50S ribosomal protein L3: MSGIIGKKIGMTSLFNEEGKNIPCTVIQAGPCPVLQVRTQEVDGYVAVQLGFDDKSEKNVGKALAGHFKKAGSTPKAKVMEFRNEFEHTVKVGDLVEVNMFAEGEYVDVTGTSKGKGFQGVVKRHGFGGVMQATHGQHNRLRAPGSIGAGSDPSRVFKGMRMAGRMGGKQVTVQNLQVLKVDQEQNLLVVKGAVPGAKNSYVIIKKWN, translated from the coding sequence ATGTCAGGTATTATTGGTAAAAAAATCGGTATGACATCTTTGTTTAACGAAGAAGGAAAAAACATTCCTTGTACAGTTATCCAAGCTGGTCCATGCCCGGTTTTACAGGTCAGAACCCAAGAGGTTGACGGTTATGTAGCCGTACAGCTGGGTTTCGATGACAAGAGTGAGAAGAACGTTGGTAAAGCGTTAGCTGGTCATTTTAAAAAGGCTGGTTCAACTCCGAAAGCGAAAGTGATGGAATTCAGAAATGAATTTGAGCACACAGTAAAAGTAGGAGATTTAGTAGAAGTAAACATGTTTGCTGAAGGTGAATATGTAGACGTAACAGGTACTTCTAAAGGTAAAGGCTTCCAGGGTGTTGTTAAAAGACACGGATTTGGAGGTGTAATGCAGGCAACTCATGGTCAGCACAACAGACTTAGAGCTCCAGGTTCTATCGGTGCTGGTTCAGACCCTTCAAGAGTATTCAAAGGGATGAGAATGGCTGGAAGAATGGGAGGTAAGCAGGTAACTGTTCAAAACCTTCAAGTGTTAAAAGTTGATCAAGAACAAAATCTTTTAGTAGTAAAAGGTGCTGTTCCGGGAGCTAAAAATTCTTATGTAATTATCAAGAAATGGAACTAG
- the rpsJ gene encoding 30S ribosomal protein S10: MSQRIRIKLKSYDYNLVDKSAEKIVKTVKATGAVVNGPIPLPTNKRIFTVLRSPHVNKKAREQFQLSAHKRLMDIYSSSSKTVDALMKLELPSGVDVEIKV; encoded by the coding sequence ATGTCACAAAGAATCAGAATAAAACTTAAATCTTACGATTACAACTTGGTAGATAAATCTGCAGAGAAAATCGTAAAAACGGTAAAGGCTACAGGGGCTGTTGTAAACGGACCAATTCCATTGCCAACAAATAAGAGAATCTTCACTGTGTTGAGATCTCCACACGTAAACAAGAAAGCTAGAGAACAGTTCCAATTATCAGCTCACAAGAGACTAATGGATATCTACTCTTCTTCTTCTAAAACGGTGGATGCTCTAATGAAATTAGAGTTACCAAGCGGTGTAGATGTAGAAATTAAAGTGTGA
- a CDS encoding glycerol-3-phosphate dehydrogenase/oxidase, producing MKRNEELSKLTTVKEWDFIIIGGGASGLGSALDAVSRGFKTLLLESHDFAKATSSRSTKLVHGGVRYLAQGDIGLVKEALKERGLLAKNAAHVVKNQSFIIPNYTWWGGIYYKIGLSIYDFLAGKLSLGKTKYISKSKTVEKLPTIEQKGLASGVVYQDGQFDDARLAINLTQTIIEKGGTAVNYVKVINLIKNDSNKITGVVAEDQFTNQRYEIHGKVVINATGVFTNDILNMNNPKHGKFVVPSQGIHLVLDKSFLKSDDAIMIPKTSDGRVLFVVPWHDRALVGTTDTLLESESFEPRALEEEINFVLNTARQYLSKKPTREDVKSVFAGLRPLAAPKDGSKSTKEVSRSHKVITSDTGLVSIIGGKWTTYRKMAEDTINEAMKVHQLGMTTSKTEHLSIHGNVKPETVDRSNHLYVYGSDIPEIKKLQQNNPEFSEKIHPDHPFTIAEAIWAVRNEMAQTIEDILARRVRLLFLDARAAIDSAHKIAAIIAKENGHSEEWANEQEREFIELAKGYLLTPYSPRSI from the coding sequence ATGAAACGAAATGAAGAACTCAGCAAATTAACCACCGTAAAAGAATGGGATTTTATCATCATCGGTGGAGGGGCAAGCGGCTTAGGTTCAGCATTGGATGCAGTGAGCAGAGGATTTAAAACGTTACTGTTGGAGTCTCACGATTTCGCAAAAGCGACTTCCAGCAGAAGTACCAAACTGGTACACGGCGGAGTGCGGTATTTGGCACAGGGAGATATCGGCTTGGTAAAAGAAGCCTTAAAAGAAAGAGGATTATTGGCAAAAAATGCCGCTCATGTAGTGAAGAATCAATCTTTTATCATTCCAAATTATACATGGTGGGGCGGAATTTATTATAAAATAGGACTTTCGATTTATGATTTTCTGGCAGGAAAATTAAGTTTAGGTAAAACGAAATACATCAGCAAATCAAAAACCGTAGAAAAGCTTCCGACGATCGAACAAAAAGGATTGGCAAGCGGGGTTGTTTATCAGGACGGTCAGTTTGACGATGCGAGATTGGCGATCAATTTGACCCAAACAATTATTGAAAAAGGCGGAACAGCCGTTAATTATGTTAAAGTCATTAATTTAATTAAAAATGATTCCAATAAAATCACAGGGGTAGTTGCAGAAGACCAATTTACTAATCAACGATATGAAATTCATGGAAAAGTGGTCATCAACGCAACCGGAGTTTTCACGAATGATATATTAAATATGAATAATCCGAAACACGGAAAATTCGTAGTTCCAAGCCAGGGAATTCATTTGGTGCTGGACAAATCATTCTTAAAAAGCGACGACGCCATCATGATTCCTAAAACTTCAGACGGCAGGGTTTTGTTTGTCGTTCCGTGGCACGACAGAGCTTTGGTAGGAACTACCGATACTTTGCTGGAAAGTGAAAGTTTCGAACCGAGAGCATTGGAAGAAGAAATTAATTTTGTTTTAAATACCGCAAGACAATATTTATCCAAAAAACCGACGCGTGAAGATGTAAAATCAGTTTTCGCAGGGCTTCGGCCGCTCGCCGCCCCGAAAGACGGAAGCAAAAGCACGAAAGAAGTTTCAAGAAGTCATAAGGTGATCACATCCGATACAGGGCTGGTTTCCATCATCGGAGGAAAATGGACAACTTACCGGAAAATGGCAGAAGATACCATCAATGAAGCCATGAAAGTTCACCAATTAGGAATGACAACTTCCAAAACCGAGCATCTTTCGATCCATGGAAATGTGAAACCTGAAACCGTAGACAGAAGCAATCATCTGTACGTTTATGGCTCAGACATTCCGGAAATCAAAAAATTACAGCAAAACAATCCTGAATTTTCAGAGAAGATACATCCTGATCATCCATTCACCATCGCAGAAGCCATCTGGGCGGTCCGAAACGAAATGGCTCAAACCATTGAAGATATTCTGGCCCGAAGAGTCCGACTTTTATTTTTAGATGCAAGAGCCGCAATCGACAGTGCACATAAGATCGCTGCAATCATCGCAAAAGAAAACGGGCATTCTGAAGAATGGGCAAACGAACAGGAAAGAGAATTTATCGAATTGGCGAAAGGATATTTATTGACTCCTTATTCTCCAAGATCTATTTAA
- a CDS encoding DeoR/GlpR family DNA-binding transcription regulator — MEKLLSRHNDILKELEEKDYVLVQDLCEKFNVSSVTIRKDLNYLESLGLLFRNHGGASKHVRYAYEKNVDEKENINVEAKQNIAKAALSLIQENDCIILASGTTMHYLARMLVNFGPLTVLTSSLRVAIELCNNPNINIIQLGGEVRKSSTSIVGSISETILKQFSCNKLFLGVDGIDMDFGISTSNAAEAHLNQLMMECSDKVVILADSSKLNKKGFGKIADLDKIDYLITDKDILQEDKNRLEEIGVSVIVK; from the coding sequence ATGGAAAAATTACTGTCACGACATAATGATATTTTGAAGGAGTTGGAAGAGAAAGATTATGTGCTCGTGCAGGATTTATGTGAAAAATTTAACGTATCATCGGTTACGATCCGAAAGGATCTGAACTATCTCGAAAGTTTGGGACTGCTTTTTCGAAATCATGGTGGTGCGAGCAAACACGTGCGCTACGCTTATGAAAAGAATGTGGATGAAAAGGAAAACATTAATGTAGAAGCGAAACAGAATATTGCAAAAGCGGCCTTATCTTTAATTCAGGAAAATGACTGTATCATACTGGCTTCCGGAACCACGATGCATTACCTGGCCAGAATGCTGGTTAATTTTGGACCGCTGACTGTTTTAACTTCTTCTCTGCGTGTGGCAATAGAACTGTGTAATAATCCTAACATTAATATTATACAACTGGGAGGTGAGGTAAGAAAAAGCTCTACTTCAATTGTCGGTTCTATTTCTGAAACAATTCTGAAACAGTTTTCATGCAATAAATTATTTCTGGGTGTCGACGGCATCGATATGGATTTTGGGATCAGTACTTCGAACGCTGCGGAAGCCCATCTCAATCAATTAATGATGGAATGTTCTGATAAGGTTGTCATCCTTGCAGATTCTTCCAAATTAAATAAAAAAGGCTTCGGTAAAATTGCAGATCTGGACAAAATCGATTATCTCATCACAGATAAAGACATTTTGCAGGAGGATAAAAATAGACTCGAAGAAATTGGGGTGAGTGTCATTGTTAAGTAA
- a CDS encoding GLPGLI family protein: MKRILLIMVLMSFCFNAQTNRFIYELQFKRDSTQTQLDKLNFVLDVNPKDVKFYEYYYLESDSINKVHGNYENQYGGEFPTLKRERNSFKNKNYELINFDMFTYTTEDKINWKLSDETKKMGDYTLQKATADFGGRKWTAWFNKDINISEGPYKFNGLPGLIFELQDSKSNFIFTLVKNRKLKETYDTSGIVESFYGRKPLEISEKIRQKKKKEFFNDPLANMRNNFKENMQGQMFVMGTKITNIEQFNDLSKKLQEMLRKINNPIELDKAIKY; this comes from the coding sequence ATGAAAAGAATTCTATTAATAATGGTATTGATGAGTTTCTGTTTTAATGCACAGACGAACCGATTTATTTATGAGCTTCAATTTAAAAGAGATTCAACGCAGACGCAGCTTGATAAACTAAACTTTGTACTGGATGTCAATCCAAAAGATGTGAAGTTTTATGAATACTATTATCTTGAGTCAGATTCCATCAATAAAGTACATGGAAACTACGAAAATCAATACGGTGGTGAATTTCCGACTTTGAAACGTGAGCGAAATTCTTTTAAAAACAAGAATTATGAACTGATCAATTTCGATATGTTCACCTACACGACAGAAGATAAAATCAATTGGAAATTATCCGATGAAACTAAAAAAATGGGGGACTACACTTTACAAAAAGCAACGGCAGATTTTGGAGGTAGAAAGTGGACGGCGTGGTTTAATAAAGATATTAATATCTCGGAAGGTCCTTACAAATTCAATGGTTTGCCGGGATTGATCTTTGAGCTGCAGGATTCGAAATCCAATTTCATTTTCACATTGGTAAAAAACAGAAAATTAAAAGAAACTTACGACACTTCCGGAATTGTTGAATCTTTCTATGGAAGAAAACCTCTGGAAATTTCCGAGAAAATCAGGCAAAAGAAAAAGAAAGAGTTTTTCAATGATCCGCTGGCGAATATGAGAAATAATTTTAAGGAAAATATGCAGGGACAAATGTTTGTGATGGGAACGAAAATTACCAACATAGAGCAGTTTAATGACCTGAGCAAAAAACTTCAGGAGATGCTCAGAAAAATCAATAATCCGATTGAGCTGGACAAGGCCATAAAATATTAA
- a CDS encoding low affinity iron permease family protein, with the protein MDKSTKSIFEKFSDWGTKFTGSSYAFFGATTIVVAWALTGPIFDYSETWQLIINTGTTIITFLMVFLIQKAQNKDSKAIQIKLNELIAANEKASNRIVDIEDLTEKELDQLHCYYEKLADFAEEDTDIHSSHSIDAAKRNQNSKHESFKRKHEEWLRQQKKESH; encoded by the coding sequence ATGGATAAATCAACTAAAAGTATTTTCGAAAAATTTTCAGACTGGGGAACAAAATTTACCGGAAGCTCTTACGCATTTTTCGGGGCTACAACCATTGTCGTAGCATGGGCGCTTACAGGACCTATTTTTGATTATTCTGAAACGTGGCAGCTTATCATTAATACGGGAACAACCATCATCACTTTTTTGATGGTTTTTCTTATTCAGAAGGCTCAGAACAAAGATTCTAAAGCCATTCAGATAAAATTAAATGAACTCATTGCCGCCAACGAAAAAGCCAGTAACAGAATTGTAGACATAGAAGACCTGACGGAAAAAGAACTCGACCAGCTGCATTGCTATTATGAAAAACTTGCTGATTTTGCCGAAGAAGATACGGATATACATTCTTCACATTCTATCGATGCTGCAAAGAGAAATCAAAATTCGAAACACGAAAGCTTCAAAAGAAAGCATGAAGAATGGCTGAGACAACAAAAAAAGGAATCACATTGA
- a CDS encoding MIP/aquaporin family protein, with protein MTPFIAEIIGTMLLILLGNGVVANVVLKDTKGNNSGWIVITTAWALAVFVGVTVAGPVSGAHLNPAVTLGLAIAGKFSWDLVPTYIAAQMIGAMLGAFLVWLFNKDHFAITEDESAKLACFSTGPAIRKPISNLISETIGTFVLVFVIFYFADPSLTLQHEPTAKIGLGTVGALPVTFLVWAIGLSLGGTTGYAINPARDLGPRIMHAILPVKGNSDWSYAWIPVAGPILGATIAALLHGALS; from the coding sequence ATGACTCCATTTATAGCAGAAATAATCGGAACAATGCTTCTGATTTTATTAGGAAACGGTGTTGTGGCCAATGTTGTTTTAAAAGACACGAAAGGCAATAATTCTGGATGGATTGTGATTACAACAGCCTGGGCATTAGCGGTTTTCGTGGGTGTGACGGTTGCAGGACCTGTCAGTGGTGCTCATTTGAATCCGGCGGTAACATTAGGACTGGCGATTGCAGGAAAATTTTCTTGGGATCTGGTTCCCACTTACATCGCAGCTCAGATGATTGGGGCAATGTTGGGTGCTTTTCTGGTTTGGCTTTTTAATAAAGATCATTTTGCCATCACCGAAGATGAAAGCGCAAAACTGGCGTGTTTCAGCACCGGTCCGGCGATCAGAAAACCAATTTCTAATCTGATCAGTGAAACTATCGGAACTTTCGTGCTGGTCTTTGTGATTTTCTATTTTGCAGATCCAAGCCTTACTTTACAGCATGAACCGACGGCAAAAATAGGATTAGGAACAGTTGGAGCACTGCCTGTTACCTTCTTGGTTTGGGCGATTGGTTTGTCTTTGGGAGGAACCACAGGATATGCTATCAATCCGGCACGTGACTTAGGGCCAAGAATTATGCACGCAATCCTTCCGGTGAAAGGAAACAGTGATTGGAGCTATGCATGGATTCCCGTCGCAGGTCCCATTTTAGGAGCAACCATCGCAGCTTTATTGCATGGAGCTTTAAGTTAA
- a CDS encoding carbonic anhydrase family protein encodes MRKKENNALGFRSSVRKAAIAFGLIPLLAISCHNDSAIMELNSYPSNIISTPIITTNIPAAVAESQTPINIEPSKAVPFRSIDPTIHYGAVTLNSVVNNAGENLKVNVSGADNFNNYITVGGKKYNLVNFHFHYSSEHTVDGKYSTMEIHFVNVASDNSYAVVSVLVDLGSGNSSLQNLFALSPTTSNGVNSPNTTYDISNLLPSNTNQYFTYSGSLTTPNFGANSSTPNGGPVTWFVFKNKQQLSTDQFNSYKSIYAEPNFRAIQPLNGRTVYVNPGF; translated from the coding sequence ATGAGAAAAAAAGAAAACAATGCATTGGGCTTCAGATCCAGTGTGAGAAAAGCTGCTATCGCTTTTGGACTTATTCCTTTATTGGCGATTTCATGTCATAACGACAGTGCAATAATGGAATTGAATTCCTATCCGTCGAATATCATCAGTACACCCATTATTACGACAAATATTCCGGCAGCAGTTGCAGAATCCCAGACACCGATTAATATTGAGCCGTCAAAAGCTGTTCCTTTTCGCAGTATAGATCCTACGATCCATTACGGTGCGGTTACTTTGAATTCGGTAGTGAATAATGCCGGTGAAAACCTTAAAGTAAACGTAAGTGGTGCAGATAATTTTAATAACTATATTACTGTAGGAGGGAAAAAATATAATTTGGTGAATTTTCACTTCCACTACAGCAGTGAACACACGGTCGACGGGAAATACAGCACCATGGAAATTCATTTTGTGAATGTTGCTTCTGATAATTCTTATGCAGTAGTGAGTGTTTTGGTAGATCTTGGCAGTGGTAATTCTTCACTTCAGAATTTATTTGCCCTATCTCCAACAACAAGCAATGGGGTTAATTCTCCTAACACGACTTACGATATTTCGAATTTGTTGCCTAGCAATACCAACCAGTATTTTACGTACAGCGGTTCGCTTACTACGCCTAACTTTGGTGCAAACTCATCTACTCCAAACGGAGGTCCGGTGACATGGTTTGTATTTAAGAATAAACAGCAGTTGTCTACTGACCAATTCAATTCTTACAAATCAATCTATGCTGAGCCAAACTTCCGCGCAATTCAGCCTTTAAATGGAAGAACGGTATATGTAAACCCAGGTTTTTAA
- the glpK gene encoding glycerol kinase GlpK → MSEKLILALDQGTTSSRAILFNHSGEIEFVSQKSFEQIYPTPGWVEHDPNEIWSSQVSVAAEVIAKAGISGREVAAIGITNQRETTVVWDKETGEPVYNAIVWQDRRTSKYCDELKEQGHTDMIKEKTGLVLDAYFSATKLKWILDNVDGAREKAEAGKLCFGTVDTYLVWKLTRGKMFITDVSNASRTMLLNIHTLEWDNDLLELFNIPRGILPEVKQSSEIYGETATTLFSTKIPIAGIAGDQQAALFGQMCTTPGMVKNTYGTGCFLLMNTGKEAVLSKNNLLTTVAWKINGEVNYALEGSVFVGGAAIQWLRDGLKLIHSAEEINTLAQSVEDNGGVYFVPALTGLGAPYWDQYARGTIVGVTRGTTNGHIARATLEGIAFQVYDIVKSMEADSGKKSPELRVDGGASASDILMQIQSDLFGFKITRPKTLETTALGAAYLAGLAVGYWKNIDEIQSQWIVDKDFHPKLEKEKVEKMVKTWNKAVQRSQNWIED, encoded by the coding sequence ATGAGTGAAAAGCTAATTCTCGCTCTGGATCAAGGTACAACCTCGTCAAGAGCTATTTTATTCAATCACAGCGGAGAAATAGAATTTGTTTCTCAGAAAAGTTTCGAACAGATATATCCTACTCCGGGCTGGGTAGAACATGACCCCAATGAAATATGGTCATCCCAGGTTTCCGTAGCAGCGGAAGTCATTGCCAAAGCAGGAATTTCCGGAAGGGAAGTTGCCGCCATCGGTATTACCAATCAACGTGAAACTACTGTTGTCTGGGACAAAGAAACTGGCGAACCGGTTTACAACGCCATCGTCTGGCAAGACAGAAGAACATCCAAATACTGCGACGAATTAAAAGAGCAGGGTCATACGGATATGATTAAAGAAAAAACAGGACTCGTATTGGATGCTTATTTTTCGGCAACAAAACTAAAGTGGATCCTGGATAACGTAGATGGCGCAAGAGAAAAAGCAGAAGCAGGAAAACTGTGTTTCGGAACAGTTGATACTTACCTTGTCTGGAAACTGACCCGCGGAAAAATGTTTATTACAGATGTTTCGAATGCGAGCAGAACGATGCTGTTGAACATTCATACTTTAGAGTGGGATAATGATTTATTAGAATTATTCAATATTCCAAGAGGGATTTTACCGGAAGTAAAGCAAAGCAGTGAAATCTACGGGGAAACGGCCACTACTTTATTCTCAACAAAAATTCCGATTGCAGGAATTGCAGGAGATCAGCAGGCTGCCTTATTCGGACAGATGTGTACCACTCCGGGGATGGTAAAAAACACTTACGGCACAGGTTGTTTTCTATTAATGAACACAGGAAAAGAAGCTGTTTTATCTAAAAATAATTTACTGACAACTGTCGCATGGAAAATCAATGGAGAGGTTAATTACGCTTTGGAAGGAAGTGTATTCGTGGGTGGTGCAGCTATTCAGTGGTTGAGAGATGGATTAAAATTAATTCATTCTGCAGAAGAAATCAATACATTAGCACAATCCGTTGAAGATAACGGCGGAGTTTATTTCGTTCCTGCACTTACAGGTCTTGGAGCGCCTTATTGGGATCAGTATGCCCGTGGAACTATTGTAGGCGTAACCCGCGGAACCACCAACGGTCATATCGCAAGAGCCACTTTGGAAGGCATCGCTTTTCAGGTGTATGACATTGTAAAATCTATGGAGGCAGATTCTGGAAAGAAAAGTCCGGAATTGAGAGTCGATGGCGGAGCTTCTGCAAGTGATATTTTAATGCAGATTCAGTCGGATTTGTTCGGATTTAAAATTACAAGACCCAAAACATTGGAAACAACCGCTTTGGGAGCAGCTTATCTTGCCGGACTTGCCGTTGGGTATTGGAAAAACATTGATGAAATTCAATCTCAATGGATCGTAGATAAAGATTTCCACCCGAAACTGGAAAAAGAAAAGGTTGAAAAAATGGTTAAAACCTGGAATAAAGCCGTTCAGCGTTCACAAAACTGGATAGAAGATTAA